One region of Skermanella mucosa genomic DNA includes:
- a CDS encoding ABC transporter permease, with protein sequence MTKFLLAAAGVGSLAVLSLFVGATHLSPATLLAAGPESEAMRVLLASRIPRTIAVILSGMAMGVSGLIMQLIVRNHFVEPGTAGTVESASLGILLATLLAPGIDLIGKMMVAALCALAGTALFLVILSRIPLRSALLVPLIGLMLGGIFDSVTTFFAYRYDLLQSLNAWTTGDFSGVLRGRYELLWIAFGLTAAAYLAADRFTVAGMGRAFTTNLGMNYRRAMSFGLIIVSMSTAVVVATVGTIPFLGLIVPNLVSMGVGDNARRAVPWVALGSAAFVLVCDLIGRTVRHPYEIPVGTIVGVVGSALFLYLLLRKGASDG encoded by the coding sequence ATGACGAAATTCCTCCTCGCCGCGGCCGGCGTCGGCTCGCTGGCCGTCCTCAGCCTGTTCGTGGGGGCCACGCACCTGTCGCCGGCCACGCTGCTCGCCGCCGGGCCGGAGAGCGAGGCCATGCGGGTGCTGCTCGCCAGCCGCATCCCCCGGACGATCGCCGTGATCCTGTCGGGGATGGCGATGGGCGTCAGCGGCCTGATCATGCAGCTGATCGTGCGCAATCACTTCGTCGAGCCCGGCACGGCCGGGACGGTGGAGTCAGCGAGCCTCGGCATCCTGCTCGCGACGCTGCTGGCGCCCGGCATCGACCTGATCGGCAAGATGATGGTCGCGGCCCTGTGCGCCCTGGCCGGCACCGCCCTGTTCCTCGTCATCCTGAGCCGCATCCCGTTGCGCTCGGCCCTCCTGGTGCCGCTCATCGGCCTCATGCTGGGGGGGATATTCGACTCCGTCACGACCTTCTTCGCCTACCGCTACGACTTGCTGCAATCGCTGAACGCCTGGACCACGGGGGATTTCTCCGGCGTCCTGCGCGGCCGCTACGAACTGCTCTGGATCGCCTTCGGCCTGACCGCCGCGGCTTACCTGGCGGCCGACCGCTTCACGGTGGCCGGCATGGGCCGGGCCTTCACGACCAACCTGGGAATGAACTACCGGCGGGCCATGTCCTTCGGCCTGATCATCGTCTCCATGAGCACGGCCGTGGTCGTGGCGACGGTGGGGACGATCCCCTTCCTGGGGCTGATCGTGCCGAACCTGGTCAGCATGGGCGTGGGCGACAACGCGCGCCGCGCGGTGCCCTGGGTGGCGCTGGGCAGCGCCGCGTTCGTCCTGGTCTGCGACCTGATCGGCCGCACCGTGCGCCACCCCTACGAGATCCCGGTGGGCACCATCGTCGGCGTCGTCGGGAGCGCGCTGTTCCTCTATCTCCTGCTCAGGAAGGGCGCCTCCGATGGTTAG
- a CDS encoding iron chelate uptake ABC transporter family permease subunit, translating into MVRPGTPTPRQALLLLAFAALAAIAAFMTLGARGNWDFVLPFRGTKVAVMVLVAYSIAVSTVLFQTVTGNRILTPAIMGFDSLYVLIQSCAVFLLGSTNVAMIDHRLRFAGEVAGMVAFSVVLYGTIFSRSRRDLHLLILVGIVFGIFFRSLANFLQRLIDPAEFAFLQDRFFASFNSVESDLLATAALLVAAVSIVAWRIMHSFDVLALGRERSISLGVDHRRMVTIVLVLVAVLVSVSTALVGPITFFGLLVANLAYLAVPSGKHRFVLPAAVLLAVIALVGGQTILERIFAFDTNLRIIIEFLGGIVFISLVVQGKTR; encoded by the coding sequence ATGGTTAGGCCCGGCACGCCGACCCCGCGGCAGGCGCTGCTGCTCCTGGCCTTCGCCGCGCTGGCGGCGATCGCCGCCTTCATGACCCTCGGCGCCAGGGGCAACTGGGATTTCGTCCTGCCCTTCCGCGGGACCAAGGTCGCCGTGATGGTGCTGGTCGCCTATTCCATCGCCGTCTCCACGGTGCTGTTCCAGACGGTGACCGGCAACCGCATCCTGACGCCGGCCATCATGGGCTTCGATTCCCTCTATGTGCTGATCCAGAGCTGCGCCGTGTTCTTGCTCGGATCGACCAACGTGGCGATGATCGACCATCGGCTGCGCTTCGCCGGGGAGGTCGCGGGGATGGTGGCCTTCTCCGTCGTCCTCTACGGCACGATCTTCTCCAGGAGCCGGCGCGACCTGCACCTGCTGATCCTGGTCGGCATCGTCTTCGGCATCTTCTTCCGGAGCCTGGCGAACTTCCTCCAGCGGCTGATCGATCCCGCCGAGTTCGCCTTCCTCCAGGACCGCTTCTTCGCCAGCTTCAATTCGGTCGAAAGCGACCTGCTGGCGACGGCCGCGCTCCTCGTCGCCGCGGTGTCGATCGTCGCGTGGCGCATCATGCACAGTTTCGACGTGCTGGCCCTGGGGCGGGAGCGGTCGATCAGCCTGGGGGTCGACCATCGGCGCATGGTGACGATCGTCCTGGTGCTGGTCGCGGTGCTGGTGTCGGTATCGACGGCGCTGGTCGGTCCGATAACCTTCTTCGGCCTGCTGGTGGCGAACCTCGCCTACTTGGCGGTCCCGTCGGGCAAGCACCGCTTCGTGCTTCCGGCCGCCGTGCTGCTCGCGGTCATCGCCCTGGTCGGCGGGCAGACGATCCTGGAACGGATCTTCGCCTTCGACACCAACCTTCGGATCATCATCGAATTCCTGGGAGGAATCGTGTTCATCAGCCTGGTCGTACAGGGGAAGACCCGATGA
- a CDS encoding iron ABC transporter ATP-binding protein, which yields MIETKDVTKRYDGAVVVKDVSLRLPAGGVISIIGPNGAGKSTLLSMISRLLPMSAGTVTVDGLDVTRTPSAVLAQRLSILRQDNHLSSRLTVRDLVEFGRYPYSKGRLTEADRAHVERAIDHLGLGALSGRFLDELSGGQRQRAFVAMVLCQDTDYVLLDEPLNNLDMRHAVSMMKQVRRFADELGKTIVLVLHDINFASCYSDHIVAMRDGEVLFQGPPETVIREDVLDAVYDLAMKVQIVDGKRICVYFT from the coding sequence ATGATCGAGACGAAGGACGTCACCAAGCGCTACGACGGCGCCGTCGTGGTCAAGGACGTGTCGCTGCGCCTGCCGGCGGGGGGCGTCATCTCCATCATCGGCCCGAACGGGGCGGGCAAGTCCACGCTGCTGTCCATGATCAGCCGCCTGCTGCCGATGTCCGCCGGCACGGTGACGGTCGACGGGCTGGACGTGACCCGGACGCCGAGCGCCGTCCTGGCGCAGCGCCTCTCCATCCTGCGCCAGGACAACCATCTCTCGTCGCGGCTGACGGTCCGGGACCTGGTGGAGTTCGGCCGCTACCCCTATTCGAAAGGCCGCCTGACCGAGGCCGACCGCGCGCATGTCGAGCGCGCGATCGACCATCTCGGCCTCGGCGCCCTGTCGGGCCGCTTCCTGGACGAACTGTCCGGCGGGCAGCGGCAACGCGCCTTCGTCGCGATGGTGCTGTGCCAGGACACAGACTACGTCCTGCTGGACGAGCCGCTCAACAATCTCGACATGCGGCATGCCGTGTCCATGATGAAGCAGGTCCGGCGCTTCGCCGACGAACTGGGGAAAACGATCGTCCTGGTTCTCCACGACATCAACTTCGCGTCCTGCTATTCGGACCACATCGTCGCCATGCGCGACGGCGAGGTGCTGTTCCAGGGACCGCCCGAGACCGTCATCCGCGAGGACGTCCTGGATGCCGTGTACGATCTCGCCATGAAGGTGCAGATCGTGGACGGGAAACGGATCTGCGTCTATTTCACCTGA
- a CDS encoding 2-hydroxyacid dehydrogenase, protein MHTTILLAASFPAELQDRITRIGPRYGATGPFDPPVGAALAPGDAAAVRVLVTMGTLKTDAEVMDRLPSLGLICCYGTGYEGVDLEEARKRGIMVTHSPEANAPAVADHAMALLLAASRRIAMADRFVRDGLWSGHSAARMPLVRGLTGRRIGVFGFGAIGRRIAARAAAFEAEVAYHNRSRKPDAPYTFHETLESLAEWADVLMIAARADAGNRHRVNRDVMKALGPDGIVVNIARGSIVDQEALVDLLGSGELGGAGLDVFEQEPAVPDALRAIPHAVLTPHIGGGTHEAHEAMQSLVVANIAAFLAGTPVVTPVPEMS, encoded by the coding sequence ATGCATACCACCATACTCCTCGCCGCATCGTTCCCCGCCGAACTCCAGGACAGGATCACCAGGATCGGACCCCGTTACGGGGCGACAGGTCCCTTCGACCCGCCGGTCGGGGCCGCCCTCGCACCCGGCGACGCGGCGGCGGTCCGCGTTCTGGTCACCATGGGGACCCTGAAGACCGATGCGGAAGTGATGGACCGCCTGCCCTCGCTCGGCCTGATCTGCTGCTACGGCACCGGCTACGAGGGCGTCGACCTGGAGGAGGCGCGGAAACGCGGGATCATGGTCACGCACAGTCCGGAGGCCAACGCCCCGGCGGTCGCCGACCATGCGATGGCGCTGCTCCTCGCCGCCAGCCGGCGGATCGCCATGGCCGACAGGTTCGTCCGCGACGGTCTGTGGAGCGGCCATTCCGCGGCGCGCATGCCGCTGGTGCGCGGGCTTACCGGGCGCAGGATCGGCGTGTTCGGCTTCGGCGCGATCGGCCGCAGGATCGCCGCCCGCGCCGCGGCGTTCGAGGCGGAAGTGGCCTACCACAACCGTTCGCGCAAGCCGGACGCGCCATATACCTTCCACGAGACGCTGGAATCGCTGGCGGAATGGGCCGACGTGCTGATGATCGCGGCGCGGGCCGACGCCGGCAACCGCCACCGGGTCAACCGGGACGTGATGAAGGCGCTGGGTCCGGACGGCATCGTCGTCAATATCGCGCGCGGGTCGATCGTCGATCAGGAGGCGCTGGTCGATCTGCTTGGGTCGGGCGAGCTGGGCGGCGCCGGGCTCGATGTCTTCGAGCAGGAACCCGCGGTGCCCGACGCCCTCAGGGCGATCCCGCACGCCGTGCTGACCCCCCATATCGGCGGCGGCACCCACGAGGCCCACGAGGCGATGCAGAGCCTCGTCGTCGCCAACATCGCGGCGTTCCTGGCCGGCACCCCCGTCGTGACGCCCGTGCCCGAGATGTCCTGA
- a CDS encoding GntR family transcriptional regulator, whose translation MTSSSGAAPGRLAARNLALRPVPRETVQDQVYRQLRELILNGGIEPGRTVTIQSLSEAFGVSAMPVREALHRLVAEKALTVVAGRSVGIPPLSIERLKDLKRVRVEIEGVATEWAAVSITAADLDRLGALIAEMDAAIAERDGRRYVPANREFHFTIYRAAGSESLLSIIESLWLRIGPYFDLLNATGNWRASNVEHRAMHEALLRGDGAAARAAMRADIEGAAQALVGILGGQET comes from the coding sequence ATGACATCTTCCTCCGGCGCAGCACCAGGCAGGCTGGCGGCCAGGAACCTGGCATTGCGGCCGGTACCGCGCGAGACGGTCCAGGACCAGGTCTACCGGCAGCTCAGGGAACTGATCCTCAACGGCGGGATCGAGCCGGGCCGCACGGTCACGATCCAGAGCCTGTCCGAAGCCTTCGGCGTCAGCGCCATGCCGGTGCGCGAGGCCCTGCACAGGCTGGTGGCGGAGAAGGCGCTGACCGTCGTGGCCGGCCGCTCGGTCGGTATTCCGCCGCTCAGCATCGAGCGGCTGAAGGATCTGAAGCGCGTCCGGGTCGAGATCGAGGGGGTCGCGACCGAATGGGCCGCCGTGTCCATCACCGCCGCCGACCTCGACCGGCTGGGCGCCCTGATCGCGGAGATGGACGCCGCCATCGCCGAGCGGGACGGCCGCCGCTACGTCCCGGCCAACCGGGAATTCCATTTCACGATCTATCGGGCGGCGGGTTCGGAATCGTTGCTGTCGATCATCGAGTCCCTGTGGCTGAGGATCGGCCCCTATTTCGACCTGCTCAACGCCACCGGCAATTGGCGGGCGTCGAACGTGGAGCATCGCGCCATGCACGAGGCCCTGCTGCGCGGCGACGGCGCCGCCGCGCGCGCGGCCATGCGGGCCGATATCGAGGGCGCCGCGCAGGCGCTCGTGGGGATCCTGGGCGGGCAGGAGACCTGA
- a CDS encoding sugar ABC transporter substrate-binding protein yields MHAGKLFAAGFAGLCLFAASAAPMAADAVAQQKKHKIYLSMSYIGNDWQAEASNMIKAMAAHPDMAGKVDLQVQVSGPNAQKQIQQINSMVQAGAEAIVVYPISPTALNQVVKNACNRSVVVIAYDAEITEPCAYNVSIDQEEAGRVTAEWLAEELGGKGNIIAITGVPGTSVDTLRTKAAKAVLSKHPDIRIVAEAPGMWSQAVARTELSKILATQGWDRIDGLWMQVGCFTANQMQLEAGIPEDKLKPCAGEGSNGGRIQMLPAATGVDGANGAYKPMDAPRISYASPPYSGALALKLAVRKLEGGDIPQKTVLPLPVVTTETVKLCEEGTWTEMSQGCNAFQPSIVTNPGWFASIYSAETPEVGLQGALIGEPEAAK; encoded by the coding sequence ATGCACGCGGGGAAACTGTTTGCCGCCGGCTTTGCCGGCCTGTGCCTGTTCGCCGCCTCGGCCGCGCCGATGGCCGCCGATGCCGTTGCCCAGCAGAAGAAGCACAAGATCTATCTGTCGATGAGCTACATCGGGAACGACTGGCAGGCCGAGGCCAGCAACATGATCAAGGCCATGGCCGCGCATCCCGACATGGCGGGCAAGGTCGACCTTCAGGTCCAGGTTTCCGGCCCCAACGCCCAGAAGCAGATCCAGCAGATCAATTCCATGGTCCAGGCCGGGGCGGAGGCGATCGTCGTCTACCCGATCTCGCCGACGGCGCTGAACCAGGTGGTCAAGAACGCGTGCAACCGGAGCGTCGTCGTGATCGCCTATGACGCGGAGATCACCGAACCCTGCGCCTACAACGTCTCGATCGACCAGGAAGAGGCCGGGCGCGTCACCGCCGAATGGCTGGCCGAGGAGCTGGGCGGCAAGGGCAACATCATCGCGATCACCGGCGTGCCGGGTACCTCCGTCGACACGCTGCGCACCAAGGCGGCCAAGGCCGTCCTCTCCAAGCATCCCGACATCAGGATCGTCGCCGAGGCGCCGGGCATGTGGAGCCAGGCAGTCGCCCGGACCGAACTGTCCAAGATCCTGGCGACCCAGGGCTGGGACCGGATCGATGGCCTGTGGATGCAGGTCGGCTGCTTCACGGCCAACCAGATGCAGCTCGAGGCGGGCATTCCCGAGGACAAGCTGAAGCCCTGCGCCGGCGAAGGCTCCAACGGCGGCCGCATCCAGATGCTGCCCGCCGCGACCGGGGTCGACGGCGCCAACGGCGCCTACAAGCCGATGGACGCCCCCCGCATTTCCTATGCCTCGCCGCCCTATTCCGGCGCCCTCGCCCTGAAGCTGGCGGTCAGGAAGCTCGAAGGCGGCGACATCCCGCAGAAGACCGTGCTGCCGCTCCCCGTCGTGACCACCGAGACGGTCAAGCTGTGCGAGGAAGGCACCTGGACCGAAATGTCCCAGGGCTGCAACGCCTTCCAGCCGTCGATCGTGACCAATCCGGGCTGGTTCGCCTCCATCTACTCCGCCGAGACGCCGGAAGTCGGGCTTCAAGGGGCCCTGATCGGCGAGCCCGAAGCCGCGAAGTAA
- a CDS encoding sugar ABC transporter ATP-binding protein, giving the protein MTAGSEALRMDRIVKAYGPTMALDDASISVRAGETHALLGENGAGKSTTVKLLSGLIRPNSGSIRIFGEEVQLSRPADAHRHGVQTAFQEISLVRDLTVAENLLLPYAPTGFGGLLRRRRGDAQVREHLERLDLGGIDPRAEVGSLDLPQRQKVEIARAIFRKPRVLLLDEPTSALSGRDIDWLGGLIERLKGDGVTTIFISHRMAEVRLFCDRLTVLRNGKDVGAGEVSEISDDEVIRMIIGRSLAATFPPKPEPRPVPAGTVPVLSARGLTTDGKLRDADFDLMPGEILGVAGLQGMGQQDLFQTLFGIMPPTSGRIEVDGREVTITSPRDAIRSNIGISLVPEERKTEGLFLRLDGRFNVSLPVLDRFSRAGFIDRQAEKAAVAEVLDQVEVHPRALYTPSGAFSGGNQQKIAIAKWLLAGSRTLLMFDPTRGVDVGTKHQLYVMMRSFVEAGGSVLFYSTEIAELVNLCDRVLVMYSGRFVDELRGGAIEEERIMHGALGGATGRKREIAA; this is encoded by the coding sequence ATGACCGCAGGAAGCGAGGCATTGCGGATGGACAGGATCGTCAAGGCCTATGGCCCGACCATGGCCCTTGACGACGCCTCCATCAGCGTGCGGGCGGGCGAGACGCACGCCCTGCTCGGCGAGAACGGCGCCGGCAAGTCCACGACGGTCAAGCTGCTGTCCGGCCTGATCCGCCCGAACTCCGGATCGATCCGGATCTTCGGGGAGGAAGTCCAGCTCTCCCGTCCGGCCGACGCCCACCGGCACGGCGTCCAGACCGCCTTCCAGGAAATCAGCCTGGTCCGCGACCTGACGGTCGCGGAGAACCTGCTGCTGCCCTACGCGCCCACGGGCTTCGGCGGCCTGCTGCGCCGCCGCCGCGGGGATGCCCAGGTGCGCGAGCATCTGGAGCGCCTCGACCTCGGCGGCATCGACCCGCGCGCGGAGGTCGGCAGCCTCGACCTGCCGCAGCGGCAGAAGGTCGAGATCGCCCGCGCGATTTTCCGCAAACCGCGCGTGCTGCTGCTGGACGAACCGACCTCCGCCCTGTCCGGCCGCGACATCGACTGGCTGGGCGGGCTGATCGAGCGGCTGAAGGGCGACGGCGTCACCACGATATTCATCTCGCACCGCATGGCCGAGGTGAGGCTGTTCTGCGATCGGCTGACCGTGCTGCGCAACGGCAAGGACGTCGGTGCCGGCGAGGTGTCGGAGATCTCGGACGACGAGGTCATCCGCATGATCATCGGCCGCTCGCTGGCCGCCACCTTCCCGCCGAAGCCGGAGCCCCGGCCGGTTCCCGCGGGCACCGTCCCGGTGCTGAGCGCACGCGGGCTGACCACCGACGGCAAGCTGCGGGATGCCGATTTCGACCTGATGCCGGGGGAGATCCTGGGTGTCGCCGGGCTCCAGGGGATGGGCCAGCAGGATCTGTTCCAGACCCTGTTCGGCATCATGCCCCCGACGTCGGGCCGGATCGAGGTGGACGGGCGCGAGGTGACCATCACCTCGCCCCGCGACGCGATCCGGTCCAATATCGGCATCTCGCTGGTGCCGGAGGAACGCAAGACCGAAGGGCTGTTCCTGCGGCTGGACGGCCGGTTCAACGTCTCGCTGCCGGTTCTCGACCGTTTCTCTCGCGCCGGCTTCATCGACCGCCAGGCGGAGAAGGCGGCGGTCGCGGAGGTGCTGGACCAGGTCGAGGTCCATCCCAGGGCACTCTACACGCCCAGCGGCGCCTTCAGCGGGGGAAACCAGCAGAAGATCGCCATCGCCAAATGGCTGTTGGCGGGCAGCCGGACCTTGCTGATGTTCGACCCGACGCGCGGCGTCGACGTCGGCACCAAGCACCAGCTCTACGTGATGATGCGCAGCTTCGTCGAGGCCGGCGGCTCCGTCCTGTTCTATTCGACCGAGATCGCCGAACTGGTCAACCTGTGCGACCGCGTGCTCGTCATGTATTCGGGCCGGTTCGTCGACGAACTGCGGGGCGGCGCCATCGAGGAGGAGCGGATCATGCACGGCGCGCTGGGCGGCGCCACCGGACGCAAGCGGGAGATCGCGGCATGA
- a CDS encoding ABC transporter permease encodes MSAQTLHHPSARRSGFGPALARHRGILIALAVFAAMFLTVDMITPGPFSYFELSFMSAGGATLALAAMGQTVVVLTGGFDLSAGAVIGLVNVVLGSGMGTDIWSQILFGFVALGIGGAVGAVNGVLIAYLRMQPIVVTLSTMFITQGITLLIMDAPGGAIAPEFMSFFVGDAIPGVLPAPILWVGVAAVAWLLVKSTRFGVGLYAVGGDEEAAKAAGLATASVKFRAYVVAGLFYGAAGAFISAQTGSADPLVGRPMLLQIFAAVALGGTVLGGGRGGAIGSIIGAYTLMMAVNILLVLNVSAYYSSVAEGAIIILAVLAGGVGRHSPLATSIRLGLLKLRARSGGTMAARHPGMPARPTLPKARPVEGGTPAGWLARHRETLRYMVPAWIGFAAVLVATHLVYGNTLTNPGYFNSLIVLSSFLAILALGQGAAILTGGLDLSVPWMIALVGIVVAGLVRGADESVLWAVPLGLALGTGLGAINGVGIVLFGLPPIVMTLAMNGILQGVALVYSGGTPDGFASPAMRWVMTGNLLGATPAVWLVAGFVAAAVVLLGRTTFGRRIYAVGNSPTVARFSGVPVGGTLIGVYALSGFCSALVGILLACFSGQASLGMGDEYLLPSIAVVVVGGALITGGRGHYLGMLGGVLLLMTLSTLLAGTTLPSSVRDIIFGAVVLGAVLALRDRSA; translated from the coding sequence ATGAGCGCCCAGACCCTTCACCATCCGTCGGCGCGGCGGTCCGGCTTCGGCCCGGCCCTGGCGCGCCACCGCGGCATCCTGATCGCCTTGGCGGTCTTCGCGGCGATGTTCCTGACCGTGGACATGATCACGCCCGGCCCGTTCAGCTATTTCGAGCTGAGCTTCATGTCGGCGGGCGGGGCCACGCTGGCGCTGGCCGCCATGGGACAGACCGTCGTCGTCCTGACCGGAGGATTCGACCTGTCGGCCGGTGCCGTGATCGGACTGGTCAACGTGGTGCTCGGCAGCGGCATGGGCACCGACATCTGGTCCCAGATCCTGTTCGGCTTCGTGGCGCTGGGCATCGGAGGCGCTGTCGGCGCCGTCAACGGCGTGCTGATCGCATATCTTCGGATGCAGCCGATCGTCGTGACGCTGTCCACCATGTTCATCACCCAGGGCATCACCCTGCTGATCATGGATGCGCCGGGCGGCGCCATCGCGCCCGAATTCATGAGCTTCTTCGTCGGGGACGCGATCCCCGGCGTGCTGCCCGCCCCGATCCTGTGGGTCGGCGTGGCGGCCGTCGCCTGGCTGCTGGTCAAGTCGACGCGGTTCGGCGTCGGCCTCTACGCCGTCGGCGGCGACGAGGAGGCGGCCAAGGCCGCGGGCCTGGCGACCGCGTCGGTCAAGTTCCGCGCCTATGTCGTCGCCGGGCTGTTCTACGGCGCCGCCGGGGCCTTCATCTCGGCCCAGACCGGCTCGGCTGATCCGCTGGTCGGCCGGCCCATGCTGCTTCAGATCTTCGCGGCGGTGGCGCTCGGCGGGACCGTGCTGGGGGGAGGACGGGGCGGTGCCATCGGCTCCATCATCGGTGCCTACACGCTGATGATGGCGGTGAACATCCTGCTGGTGCTGAACGTCTCGGCCTATTACAGCTCGGTCGCCGAGGGCGCCATCATCATCCTGGCGGTGCTCGCGGGCGGCGTCGGCCGTCACTCGCCGCTGGCGACATCCATCCGCCTGGGACTGCTGAAGCTGCGCGCCCGGTCCGGCGGCACGATGGCCGCGCGCCATCCCGGCATGCCGGCCCGGCCAACCCTGCCGAAGGCGCGCCCGGTCGAGGGCGGCACGCCCGCCGGCTGGCTGGCGCGCCACCGCGAGACGCTGCGCTACATGGTGCCGGCCTGGATCGGGTTCGCCGCGGTGCTGGTCGCGACCCACCTGGTCTACGGCAACACGCTGACCAATCCCGGCTACTTCAATTCGCTGATCGTGCTGTCCTCGTTCCTGGCCATACTGGCCCTGGGACAGGGGGCGGCGATCCTGACGGGCGGGCTGGACCTGTCGGTGCCCTGGATGATCGCGCTGGTCGGGATCGTCGTCGCCGGCCTGGTGCGCGGCGCGGACGAGTCGGTGCTGTGGGCCGTCCCGCTTGGGCTGGCGCTGGGGACGGGACTGGGTGCGATCAACGGCGTCGGAATCGTGCTGTTCGGCCTGCCGCCGATCGTGATGACGCTGGCGATGAACGGCATCCTGCAAGGCGTGGCGCTGGTCTACAGCGGCGGAACGCCGGACGGCTTCGCCTCTCCCGCCATGCGCTGGGTCATGACCGGCAACCTGCTGGGCGCCACGCCCGCCGTCTGGCTGGTCGCGGGCTTCGTGGCCGCCGCCGTGGTCCTTCTGGGCCGGACCACCTTCGGCCGGCGCATCTATGCCGTGGGCAACAGCCCGACCGTGGCGCGCTTCAGCGGCGTGCCCGTCGGCGGCACGCTGATCGGCGTCTATGCCCTGTCGGGCTTCTGTTCCGCCCTGGTCGGCATCCTGCTGGCCTGCTTCAGCGGACAGGCCAGCCTGGGCATGGGTGACGAGTACCTGCTGCCCTCGATCGCCGTCGTCGTGGTCGGCGGCGCGCTTATCACCGGGGGGCGGGGCCATTATCTCGGTATGCTAGGCGGCGTCCTGCTGTTGATGACACTGTCCACCCTGCTGGCGGGAACCACGCTGCCGTCGTCGGTGCGCGACATCATCTTCGGCGCCGTCGTGCTGGGCGCCGTGCTGGCCCTTCGGGACCGGTCCGCCTGA
- a CDS encoding SDR family oxidoreductase has translation MTDMRANGKRVLVTAGASGIGLAIAKTLAEAGAKVHVCDVDEAALGRFREALPDAGTTVADVSDEAAVDRLFEDVRATLGGLDMLVNNAGIAGPTGAVEDIDPAEWRRCIDIDLTGQFLCARRAVPMLKAVGAGAIVNMSSVAGRLGYAYRTPYAAAKWGVIGLTESLAKELGPFGITVNAILPGIVAGPRIEKVIDARAKQVGVAYEEMEGEYLQKVSLRRMVTADDVAAMVLFLASPAGRNVSGQSLSVCGNVETL, from the coding sequence ATGACGGACATGCGCGCCAATGGAAAGCGGGTGCTTGTCACCGCGGGCGCCTCGGGCATCGGTCTCGCCATCGCGAAGACCCTCGCCGAGGCCGGAGCGAAGGTCCATGTCTGCGACGTGGACGAGGCGGCACTTGGCCGGTTCCGCGAAGCCCTGCCGGACGCGGGGACCACGGTCGCCGACGTGTCGGACGAGGCTGCCGTGGACCGGCTGTTCGAGGACGTCCGGGCGACCCTGGGGGGCCTGGACATGCTGGTCAACAATGCCGGCATCGCCGGGCCGACCGGCGCCGTCGAGGACATCGACCCGGCCGAGTGGCGGCGCTGCATCGACATCGACCTGACCGGCCAGTTCCTGTGCGCCCGGCGCGCGGTGCCGATGCTGAAGGCGGTCGGAGCCGGCGCGATCGTCAACATGTCGTCGGTCGCGGGGCGCCTGGGCTATGCCTACCGCACGCCCTACGCGGCGGCCAAGTGGGGCGTGATCGGGCTGACCGAGAGCCTCGCGAAGGAGCTGGGACCGTTCGGCATCACGGTCAACGCGATCCTGCCCGGCATCGTCGCCGGCCCTCGGATCGAGAAGGTGATCGACGCCCGCGCCAAGCAGGTCGGCGTCGCTTACGAGGAGATGGAGGGCGAATACCTGCAAAAGGTCTCGCTCCGCCGTATGGTGACGGCCGACGACGTCGCGGCCATGGTGCTGTTCCTGGCTTCGCCCGCGGGACGCAACGTCTCCGGCCAGTCGCTCAGCGTCTGCGGCAACGTCGAAACCCTGTGA